Sequence from the Methanophagales archaeon genome:
TTACACCCTCTTTTAATGCCTGTGCATCTGTCATCGGGTCAGTCAATACAAGAATGGAAGGTTCGACGAAATATTCGCTCTCAGGATTTGTCAGGGTACCAGGGATAAATCGTCCCACTATTGCCCTCGCGCCCGTTACCCTGGCGAACATACTCACCGGCTGATGCCCGTATTCCCGCGCGGATACAACAAGTATGGATGAAGGTTCATAATTAGCTAAGAAACGAGCCGCTATACGTAATCTCCTATCCATCATCTCTATATCAAGCAAGTAAAGACCATCAGGTCTTACCTGATAAATGAACCTCCACATATCTCCGGTTTTTTGCTGCGTACCTATATGAACACCACTTGCCAAGTAATCAGGACCGGGTATCAGCGTTTCTATCCCCTTTTCATTATCCCTATCCCTATCCTTATTCTCAACCTTCTCCTTACCCTTATTCTCCGTTTCATCCATTATTCGCTCGGTCATTCATTATCCCTTTTATTTTAATTTCCTTTATCTATTAAATCTTTTCACGGGACGCGGCACAATATCAAAATCAAAATGGGAGGAGGGGAAAATAAAGAGGAGATAAGGAGACATATCGAGGAACTGAGGGAGAAGATACGTTATCACAATTACAGGTATTACGTGCTGAATGAGCCTGAGATCTCAGATGCGGAATATGACAGATTATTTAAGGAATTAGAGGAGCTTGAGGCGAAATACCCGGAGTTTATAACGCCCGATTCGCCCACTCAGCGAGTAGGAGCGAAGCCGCTGGAGGAATTCAGGACTTACAGGCACAGCATTCCGATGTTGAGTTTGAATAGCGTAATGGAAGCTTCAGAGGTGAGGGAATTTGACGAGCGAGTGAGACGTATGCTTGGTGGAGAGGGTAAAAACATAGAGGTAGAATATGTGGTGGAGCCAAAGATAGATGGACTGGCTATGGAGCTTGTGTACAAAGATGGGGTACTCGTTGTGGGTAGTACGAGAGGTGATGGCTGGATAGGAGAGGACGTGACGCAGAATCTAAGGACGATAAAGACGATACCCCTGCGTACCCTCTCGGAGGCATTACCATTGCTGGAGGTCAGGGGTGAGGTTTATATGCCGGTGCGCAAATTCAGGGAGCTGAACGAGGAATTGGCCAGGCGAGGGGAGCGAATGTTTGCAAACCCGAGGAATGCAGCTGCAGGCTCTGTAAGACAACTGGACCCGCGAGTTACAGCATCAAGACCCCTTGACTTCTTCGCTTATGGCATCGGGCGTGTGGAGGGCAAGGAATTCACAACTCAGTGGGAGATATTGAACTATCTGAAGAGCATAGGATTTCGTGTGAGTGATCTGGTGAGGCGATTTAGAGAGATAGAGGAAGTGATAAGATACCATGATGAAGTGGAGAAGAGACGAGACGAGCTGGATTATGAGATTGATGGAATAGTAGTGAAGGTAAACAGTGTAGAACAGCAGAACCGGCTGGGAACAATTTCCAGAAGCCCGAGGTGGGCGATAGCATACAAGTTCCAGCCAAGGGAGGAGTTTACAAAGGTGAAGGATATAGTAGTGCAGGTGGGTCGTACAGGGGCGTTGACGCCCGTTGCGGTTCTTGAGCCTGTACAGATAGGTGGTGTTACAGTCAGGCGAGCAACATTACATAATGAAGAGGAATTGAAGAGGAAGGATGTTCGAATAGGGGATACAGTGGTGGTTGAGAGGGCAGGTGATGTTATACCAGAAGTGGTGAGTGTGATAAAATCCAAGAGGACCGGTGCGGAACGTGAATTCAAGATGCCGGATAGATGCCCGGTCTGTGGTGCGGAGGTATTGAAGGAAGGACCTATAAGGCGTTGTATCGGTGTCTCATGCACAGCCCAATTGAAGGAGCGGATAAAACATTTCGCATCGCTCCGTGCGCTGGACATAGAGGGTCTGGGTGATAAGGTGATAGAGCAGCTGGTGGACCGTAAGATGGTGACAGACGCGGCGGATTTATTCCGCCTGAGTAAGAAGGACCTACTGAAACTGGAGCGGATGGGCGATAAATCGGCACAGAAGATACTGGATGCGATAGAGAAGAGCAAGCAGACCACGTTTGCACGGCTAATTTATGCACTTGGGATTAGACATGTGGGAGAGCATACGGCATCATTGCTCGCCTCCAATTTCAGAGATATGGAGGAGCTGCGAAATGCCAGTTATGATAAGCTGGTAAGTATCCCGGGGATAGGACCGGAGGTAGCGAAGAGTATTCTCCTCTTCTTCAAGCAGGAGAGTACAGCGAGATTATTGCATAAGCTGGAGGAGGCGGGGGTGCGGTATGAGAAAGAGAAGAAGCCCGAGGTGGGAGAGGAAGTACTGGCGGGTAAAACATTCGTATTCACAGGTAGAATCTCTATACCAAGAGAGGAAGCGAAGAGGAAGGTTGAGCAACTGGGAGGGCGGGTCTCATCGAGCGTTACAAAGAAGACGGATTATGTAGTTGCAGGTGAGGAACCGGGTTCTAAGCTGGAGAAGGCACATAAGCTCGGTGTGAAGATAATAAATGAAGAGGAGTTCATGAAGATGGTAAAAGGTACCTGATATTATATTATATTATCGACCTGTTTCATATAGCATATTGGGTGTGAGATGGCAACGGAGAATATTATATACATAATAGATGTCACGAACAGGGATGGTGTGCAGACATCGAGACTGGGGCTGGCGAAATTAGAGAAGACAATACTGAATCTCTATTTAGACGAGATGGGAGTTTTCCAGAGCGAGTTCGGATTTCCCGTCACGAGGCATGAGACGAACTATTTGAATGCAAATCTTGAGCTGGTTGAGCTCGGTGCTATGAAGCGTATCCGGCTCGGGGGTTGGATGAGAGCGATAAAAAGCGATGTAGAGCAGGGTTTCGAGCTGGTTCCCGGGCTAAAGCATGTTAATTTGAGTATATCCACCTCTGAACAGATGATGAAGGGCAAGTTCATGGGTAGATATACATGGGATGATATAATAAAGATGATGTGCGAAGCGGTGGACACCGCGAAGAAGTATGGTGCAGAGTCAATAGGAGTAAATGCGGAAGATTCATCAAGAACAGAGCTTGAGAGATTGATAGAATTTGGCAAAGCAGCAAAGGAGCAT
This genomic interval carries:
- a CDS encoding 30S ribosomal protein S2, which codes for MTERIMDETENKGKEKVENKDRDRDNEKGIETLIPGPDYLASGVHIGTQQKTGDMWRFIYQVRPDGLYLLDIEMMDRRLRIAARFLANYEPSSILVVSAREYGHQPVSMFARVTGARAIVGRFIPGTLTNPESEYFVEPSILVLTDPMTDAQALKEGVRTGLPIVALCDTNNSTSNVDLIIPTNNHGRKALATVYWLLAREFLRERHRREGKSDEDFKFEYSVEDFEAEV
- the ligA gene encoding NAD-dependent DNA ligase LigA encodes the protein MGGGENKEEIRRHIEELREKIRYHNYRYYVLNEPEISDAEYDRLFKELEELEAKYPEFITPDSPTQRVGAKPLEEFRTYRHSIPMLSLNSVMEASEVREFDERVRRMLGGEGKNIEVEYVVEPKIDGLAMELVYKDGVLVVGSTRGDGWIGEDVTQNLRTIKTIPLRTLSEALPLLEVRGEVYMPVRKFRELNEELARRGERMFANPRNAAAGSVRQLDPRVTASRPLDFFAYGIGRVEGKEFTTQWEILNYLKSIGFRVSDLVRRFREIEEVIRYHDEVEKRRDELDYEIDGIVVKVNSVEQQNRLGTISRSPRWAIAYKFQPREEFTKVKDIVVQVGRTGALTPVAVLEPVQIGGVTVRRATLHNEEELKRKDVRIGDTVVVERAGDVIPEVVSVIKSKRTGAEREFKMPDRCPVCGAEVLKEGPIRRCIGVSCTAQLKERIKHFASLRALDIEGLGDKVIEQLVDRKMVTDAADLFRLSKKDLLKLERMGDKSAQKILDAIEKSKQTTFARLIYALGIRHVGEHTASLLASNFRDMEELRNASYDKLVSIPGIGPEVAKSILLFFKQESTARLLHKLEEAGVRYEKEKKPEVGEEVLAGKTFVFTGRISIPREEAKRKVEQLGGRVSSSVTKKTDYVVAGEEPGSKLEKAHKLGVKIINEEEFMKMVKGT